GAATGGGAAAAGCATGGTTTTCAGCACAGGACAGAGAAGTCCACAGCACCATTAGTGGTGAAGTTAAAAATCCATCCAGCCATCTATTCTTCCACCCTTAAAGTAATTCTTTTCACCCATCTATTGTCTGTCTCATGGGTTAATGAGTTGACAAGGCATCTGCATGGTGCCTGGTCAgcctggtctgtgtgtgtgtgtgtgtgtgtgtgtgtgtgtgtgtgtgtgtgtgtgtgtgtgcctttgtgtgcgtgtgtgtgtgtgtgtgtgtgtgagtgagctaGAGTCTGGTCTTGTCATGGTAGACCTTTTGGTGGTCTCTTATTCTCTCGCTTTCATTGCTGGTCTTAACAGTAGGACTTAAGTATGATATTGTGTTGCCAGGCATCTATAGATAAGTAAACCTCAGATGAAGCAGTATGAACCattgaaacaaaaatgtttgcataACATCATTCTTAGATTCATGGTTAATTATTTTCACAAATTGAACAGTTTGACAGAAAACATCTCAAACAAATACTATGATTGCATTTTGTTCTCATGCTAAATCCACTGAACATAGATTCTAATACAGCATATATCTTATAATAACTTATATGTAACACTATAAACTTACAGTATTAAGGATTTAGAAATCTGAGTTGAGTTTGAATTGTATACAATGATTAAGATATAAATACAacaactgattttttttattagcttACTTAGCTAAAAAATTATGAAGCTTTTAATAGGAAAAGTCTTTGCAAATTCGGactcatttttatattttgactatatttacattttataccATCCCACTGACTGCATGGGTTTGTTTCAACACCTCATGACAAGTGTATTCGGTACTGCTAAGCACTGTCCTGCTGATGTGTCCATGAGTCAGCGCCTCCAGCTGCATGGGTGCTGTTTTTGCAGGTGACCCCGACCTCGAAACGTGGCGTCTCTCCCTCAGTTAACGACAATGAATTTAGGCACAGTCTAACCATTACCAGCTAGGAGGTCGCTTGGTAAAAATTGTACAACAGTGACCTCTCCTGTTTTTGATTGGTCACTGCAgttatgtaaaaaaagaaaacaaaaggatGTGTAGTGTGTAGGCAATGTAATCAGgtctgaaaaataataatttgtgtgagttgtttgtgtgtaagttttgtgtctgatttatttattgtttatggaCGAGAGCCTACTTTTAAATTCAACTGCCATACCATAAATGTATCATAACTGTCCTGGGAAGATGCGTCTGTTTGCAAGGGTATTTTGGATGGTTTAATTTACTTATAGGTGGTAAAGATGTCGCAAATATTGGAAATGCACGAATAAGTATATTAGAAATGAACTGCGCAAAAAACAAAGATCTCTTTTCTAATTTTACTTTTCAGAATAAATCTAATTTTCATAATATAAGTACAATTTCAAATTGTTAATTGAAGGTatcaaatgcattttaaatgaaaGGACTCAACGATTAATTTCAGTGTAAATGATTGGATCTTTTGGGTAATCTTATACaatgttttatacagtctatggtgaaTAATttattaacacattttattttaatgtttaaaacttACCTTCCAGACTTTACATTTTTGCTATTTTAAAATTACAAAGCGGTGTCTAGCtacacaaaaatatttttattctattttttcttttactgttcatgtcatttttctttttttacgttCACATGAAGCATTGTAATGATGAATGTAACAGATAAACATTTTGATCAATAAAGttttgaacagaaaaaaaggggaGGCGGAGTGACAAGGATTGTAGTTAGCTATCATTAGCAGTTTCTCAAGAAAGGCAACTACAGTAACAGCTagttgtatttatatatataacagcCAGACATATCTTATCGTACGTTTTCCTACCAACACAACGATAAGGTGAGAAGCCACTCGCGTGCTAACCCAACATTATCTTGCTAAGTTAGCTTGTTGTGAACTTCCGAGCTGGCTAACTGTTGTTAGCCAACATTAGCCGGCCAGTGTATGTTTGCTTGCCATTGTTACAAAAACAAGTGGATTTAATAGTGAAAGAAAAATTGACAACCAACTGGCTTGCAGTACAGGGGTGTATAATTACTGTACAAAGTCTCTAAAGTTGTCATCCTCGTTTTGGTACAGTGGTGTTTGTTGGAAGTAAACTTTAACTGTCAGGaccattaactaacgttagccacAATAACTTACTGTGTATTCCTGGTAGGAAGCTGCCTCAGTGTCAACAGTGTATGCGCCTTATTTGGGCCACTTGTTAAGCTAGCCTGATGAACTGCTAAAACTCATTTAATTACCAAAGCTGGCATGGCACCACAGTTAAAGATTTAACGTTAGTTACGATAATATGTATGAAGTATGACTCAATGACTACTACTAGTTACATGATGTACGGTTACTAATGTTTATGCAAGCTGCATTTATAAAGCTAGCCAAAGACTTTGAAGTAATAGCTAAACTACCTTTTCAAATTTGCATTTGCGTATATTCATATATTGGTTAATAAAGCGGTTATGgaaacaaacagacaggcagCTGCTAAATTACTTTAGCATTGCTATCATAGATGAGCATCTCAGTTGTATAACATTATCTCAGTACTCAGTCTTCACATAAAATTATCAAAATACAATGGCAAGCATGTTGGATGTACTGAAAGAAATGCACAACTAGTGTCCTTTCGGTTCGAGTTCTTCGGGCACAACTGTTGTTCAAAtacttttactattttaattgCATATAATATGCATTATATACATCtgtatagaccttttttttaCAGATAGTATGTAAGAACTTATACTATGCAATTGCATATTAACTATAGGAAAATATACAATGTATAAACGATCAGACGTTAATTATACTTTGTCACCATCACTGGCAATTAAACTTCACAATGAGATAGCTAAATCTATTTTTCAAAGATTTAATACTGAATTATATTTTCTGGAACTGGCTCACGACTTCCTAATTGTAAGAAAGGAAAGATTTTGACCTCCTTGATATCGTGCTGGGAAGCTTCCTAATAAGGTATTTGTATGAGACAGCGTTTTAGGTGCACTGCAGTTAACTTCCACAAGACGTGTGTGGGCGCTGTTTCATTGTCGCTGTGCAGGCTCTAGACATGGCAAGAGAACAACACCAGCGCCTCAGACAATTTAGGTTTGCTTAGTCATTCAGTGAATTTGGTAGTGCTGTTGTACTGACTTTGCTAATGTATTTATATGAGTAGGCTGTTATGTTACAACGCCAACATTACTTTTACCACAAATGACAAAAGATTAACATCTGTTCCATTAGTTCTACCATGTTAATACTCAGCCCTGGCTCTGTaaatgggaaacaaacaaagatgCCTGGACCAAGCCACACAATCCTATTCAGTTCGTGCTGGTGCACAGAACGGGGGAAAGGCCCTGGATGTATAAAGAGAAAGGCAGTGAGAGGGACGGTAAATCTGTTAACATTCTGAAGGAGCACTGACTGGAGGAGTGtatttgtttgggtgttgagttcaaatatcagcAATCTTTCTCCAGATTTGCGGACTCCACCTTTAACAAGTTTTGGAGCTTTCTTCCCGTTTGTGCCTGCTTGTTTTGTATTGCCTAATCACATCTCTAATACACtgatattattttttctttccgcTTATTCGGCAGGACAGCAGATTTTCTCACAGTCACCCGCATAAGCTTTTCCACCCCTTGAGGTCTGAAGATGGAGGAGGGCCATGGTCACTGTATGTCCTGTGTGAACCAGAGATGCATGGTCAGACCTCAACCAGGCATTTCTTGTGATCTTATCACCTGTCCTCTGGTGTGTGGGGCTGTATTTCACTCCTGCAAAGTTGATGAGCACCACCTTATGTGCCCACTGATGAGGGTGCCCTGCCTAAACAGTGGCTATGGTTGCCCCGCCACCCTCGTGCGCAACCAAATGTATGCACACCTTGAAGTGTGTCCAGCTGGAGTGGTGTGTTGCACTATGGAGTGGAACAGATGGCCAGTTAGCTGCCTGGACTATACTTCCTATGAGAGCCTGAGTCGTggggtggaggaggtggagcaGCTTGACATGGCACTTGCTCTTCAGGACCAGCGTACACTACTCGAGTCCCTCAAGGTGATTGCCATGGCACCGACTGCAGAAGGAGAGCCACTTGTCCCTGTTAGTAAGGAGAACAGGGCAACAGATTCAGCTTTGCTTACATCTGCCTCTGAGGCCTCCACCATTATTGAGTCACCTTCACAGTCAATATCCTCGCATCAGCCAAAACCTCCCCCACCAGGCTCGGCAAAGGAAAGAATTGCCTGTGGAATTAATGGCTTGAACGAGGAGCACTTCAGTAAACTCTATGAGGCCACAGTGGAGACTGCGAGAAGCTTAGCTGCTGCGTTGGACTTTGTCAGTAGTGCCAACTCTGTTGACAGCAGCACAGTGTGTGTGAACAGAGGAGAAGCTATGCAGAAGAGTAAACAGAGCAACAATGGGGACCTTAAGACTAGACTGGAAGACAAAACACCTGTAGCTGCTGATGGTTTGAAtaaaagagagatggaggaacAGAGTGTTTGTTCTAGCTGTTTGAGAGAAAATGGGGCTCTGAAAGGTGATCTAAAGattgtaaaaacaacaaatggaTCACTGTCAGGAGCAATGGAGGCCTGTCTGGAGACAGCCTGCCCTGGTGAGGTACACGATGACATGAATGCTGGGGTTTCTCAGGAGCCAGTTACCCCTCTACTGGCATCTCCAGTGCATGTCAGCCAGGGTGTGACACAGGGGGCTGTACATGTGGTCCTGGAAGATAGGGGGCTAGTTATTTTAGAAAACCGCGGCCCAGAGCGCAAGTTCCACAACTACCATTTTTTTAGGGGCCAGGGCCTATGTTCATTATCTAATGGACGGATAGGTTACATCCCAGACAGGTCACTGTATAGATTGCGACCCAAAATGGAGGACAAAGCCGTAGATACCTCGGATCTGGAACAGGATGATGACCCTATGGGTCTCGGAGAAATTGATCTGATCACAGCTGCGCTGCTCTTCTGTTTAGAGGAGTCCCGAGAGTGTAGAAAGATCTCTGACACAGTCTATGTTGATGGCTACCGTGTTGACTTTGGCACACAGACTTTCACTTTCCCTGCAGCAATCTTGCTAACCAACACTAGAGTGGGTGACATTGCCTCTGCATCTGCCTGTGACCATGCTGCCCCCCAATTCTGCTACCCAAGCCCTTTCCGCACTCTCCGCCTCGGCCTTGTCCTGGAAGCTCTGGAGGTCGAGGCAGTCCCACATAACCGCTACCTCCCTTCTAACCCCCGCTACCAGCACATGTTCCCTTTCGTCTGTGGCCAGTCATTGCGCCGGGACCAGTTTTCTTCCCATTTCACAAATGTCCACGGTGACATTCACGCTGGTCTCAATGGTTGGATGGAGCACCGCTGCCCGCTGGCATATTATGGCTGCACATTTTCTCAGCGGaggttttacccatccacccaGGGGGCCAAAGTGGTTCATGACAGGCACCTCAGGGCCTTCGGGGTTCAGCCTTGCCCAAGGGAAAAACTTTCAAGTGACTTTCAGTCTGACCAAATTAGTGGGCTTCCCATCGAGATACTGTGGCACATAGCTGGGTTCCTGGACAGTTTCAGCCTGTGCCAGCTGTCACTGGTGTCACGGACTATGAGGGAGGTGTGTGCCAGTCTCCTCCAAACCAGGGGGATAGTGGAGCTGCAGTGGGAGCGAAGACAACGTCCTGGTTCCCCTGGCACTGTGACGTGGCAGATCAAAAATAGGGTGAGTAGAAAACGGGTATTGTAAATTTACTGTATGTCAgtgttttttattgatttttgtaaTGCATAAATCTCTTCCAAACCACTCCAAAGATGCATGTGCTTTTGCAAGACATTCCAAATAGCTAATGTGCCACTGTAGTGCTACCATAAATGCTACAATATTATCGTGCACACTGAAAATAACTGCCCATACTTTTAACAGCATACAATAAAGAATAAGTATTACAAAGCTGTTTTAAAGAGATTTAATTTTGTGAAGTAGTGCCCCCCAAgcttaaaatgtatgttttgaaTTAAAATTTTTGTAAATTTATGTAAGCAGTGAGCTAGAAAGACATTTTAGTATTTGGGGGTGCTTTAACAAAAGCAAGGAGTGAGCCTTCACACAAGGATTGTATGGAAATGGCATTTAGCAAATCAACAGGAGCCCCTCTAAATGTGTTGATATCCAGTGCCCTCTTCTTTctgatatctttttttatttactgatGCAGGTGTGGAGATTCAGCACTGCCTTCAGCCCTGTGTTGTCGTGGGGTTTCACTAATCTCCCCAGCATGTCGGACCATCTGAAGAAGTGCCACTTCAACATAGTGGAGCACAAGACCGAGCCCATACCCCTTCCTGCCATGTGTACTGCACGAGATGGACACTCGCTGCGTCGCGTCCTGCGTCACATTAACACCTGACCAAACAACGCTGACCTCTCGTAGCTGCAcgagaaaacaaataacttcTCCTGTATTACACTAGATTATGAAGAAGCCTTAATGAAAGAACACCTTACTTGCCACAATGAAGGTCTATTGTTGTGGGTGGCCCTTATGTggagaaaagaaacacattaaGCATTTAGCTTTGCATGGATTTGTGCTAAAAATGCGTCCTTATTctgaaacattaaaatatattttcttgaAGACAAATATgcacaatatatttatattattatgtgatatactgtataaatgtgTTCACTATCTTGCCTTTTAGCATAGCCATGGGGAAAAAGCAGTTTGTTGGTTATATTGCATTATTTCTGTGTGTCAGAAGTTATGCCAGCACTTTAAACAAGATTTGCCACTTCCTCCTGTTGATATGTGACCTTAAAGGATCTAGTCTTTCTGATCACTATAGCGGGTGTCAGCCTATGAAAGTCTGTTGTCTTGGTTTGTAGGATGTCAGGACACGAGTCTTAACAGATGGATATTAATATGAGGATAGCCTAATAATGCATGTAATTTGCTACCATTACCATTTAATAAAGTCTTTACAGctttttgtgattggtctggTTGGTTTAGTCTTTAAAGTtcttaattattaaattaaataattgcaataatataaaattatcCATAGTTTCCTGGATAAAAGGAAAATACCTTTTTCCTGTTTTGGAAAAATTGAAATGACTAGATTcatatacaaacaaacatacaccaACACTTACACCCTTGGATATACATAGAAAGTAATTTGTCTAGAATGGCAACCCCTGAGCCTGGTTTGACCAGTTTGTCAGTCGacccaccactttggtccagactgaaatatctcagtaACTATTAGATGTTTTACATGAGATTTGCCATGACACTCAAGCCCCTTAATGATTTTAGCGAGCACAGagtttaaaatacaaataacatttaaaatactATTAGATGTATTGCCAGGAAATTTTGTACATACATTCACATTCCACAAATGTATTAaacactttggtgatcccctgaccaTTCCTCTAGTTTTAGGTCCAAATTTTAATTTGTCcagtactttggtttatgaccaaacacTACATTTAAAACTAATGGCATTACCATTAGCctcagctgtgctttgtgtTTAGGGCGTATGACccaatgttagcatgctaaccagCTTGCTAGATGGTGAACAAAGTAAACATACCTGCTtacacatcagcatgttagcattgtcgtagggagcatgttagcatgttagctcaAACCAACTCTTTACcttagtacagcctcacagaggtgctagcatggctgtagactttgTTGTTCAgttgtatattttatttaata
This genomic window from Perca flavescens isolate YP-PL-M2 chromosome 18, PFLA_1.0, whole genome shotgun sequence contains:
- the LOC114573646 gene encoding F-box only protein 30 — its product is MEEGHGHCMSCVNQRCMVRPQPGISCDLITCPLVCGAVFHSCKVDEHHLMCPLMRVPCLNSGYGCPATLVRNQMYAHLEVCPAGVVCCTMEWNRWPVSCLDYTSYESLSRGVEEVEQLDMALALQDQRTLLESLKVIAMAPTAEGEPLVPVSKENRATDSALLTSASEASTIIESPSQSISSHQPKPPPPGSAKERIACGINGLNEEHFSKLYEATVETARSLAAALDFVSSANSVDSSTVCVNRGEAMQKSKQSNNGDLKTRLEDKTPVAADGLNKREMEEQSVCSSCLRENGALKGDLKIVKTTNGSLSGAMEACLETACPGEVHDDMNAGVSQEPVTPLLASPVHVSQGVTQGAVHVVLEDRGLVILENRGPERKFHNYHFFRGQGLCSLSNGRIGYIPDRSLYRLRPKMEDKAVDTSDLEQDDDPMGLGEIDLITAALLFCLEESRECRKISDTVYVDGYRVDFGTQTFTFPAAILLTNTRVGDIASASACDHAAPQFCYPSPFRTLRLGLVLEALEVEAVPHNRYLPSNPRYQHMFPFVCGQSLRRDQFSSHFTNVHGDIHAGLNGWMEHRCPLAYYGCTFSQRRFYPSTQGAKVVHDRHLRAFGVQPCPREKLSSDFQSDQISGLPIEILWHIAGFLDSFSLCQLSLVSRTMREVCASLLQTRGIVELQWERRQRPGSPGTVTWQIKNRVWRFSTAFSPVLSWGFTNLPSMSDHLKKCHFNIVEHKTEPIPLPAMCTARDGHSLRRVLRHINT